Genomic segment of Dehalococcoidia bacterium:
GCTGTTCTCGCCGCCGCGCTATGTGCGCGAGGCGCAGGCCCGGGTGAACAGGGTGCTGACTGACAACAACCCCTATTTCCTCACCGTCTAGTAGTCGGAGAGCCTTTTACCATGATCTTCACCAGGCACCTGGTAGAAACTTGTAAGCCCTATAAGACGCCCTTTCTGCTGATGGACAGCGACATCCTCCGGCACAAGTACGCCACCATAGCGGGGAGCCTCCAGGGGCTCAGCGTGTTTTTCGCCGTCAAGTCGAACCCGCACCCCCAGGTGCTGCGCGTGCTGGCGGACAGCGGCAGCGGCTTTGAAGTCTCATCCGAGATGGAGATGGATCTGGTGGTGGCCCTGGGCACACCTCCAGAGCGCATCATATCCTCGAATCCCGTCCGTGCGCCTGCGTTCCTGCGACGCGCAGCGGCGGCGGGCTTAGACGCGTTCGCGTTCGACTCGCCCGGCGAGCTGGAGAAGATCGCCACGCATGCGCCGGGCAGCAGGGTGTATGTGCGGCTGGCCGTGGACAATACGGGAAGCGACTGGCCGCTCTCCAAGAAGTACGGCGTTGACTCCTCGGAGGCGCCGGACTTGCTAAAGTACGCGCGTGACCTCAAGCTCAACCCCTACGGCATCACCTTCCACGTCGGCTCCCAGTGCCTCAACAAGAACAACTGGGTCAACGCTCTCTACATCGCCAGTGAGA
This window contains:
- a CDS encoding type III PLP-dependent enzyme; the protein is MIFTRHLVETCKPYKTPFLLMDSDILRHKYATIAGSLQGLSVFFAVKSNPHPQVLRVLADSGSGFEVSSEMEMDLVVALGTPPERIISSNPVRAPAFLRRAAAAGLDAFAFDSPGELEKIATHAPGSRVYVRLAVDNTGSDWPLSKKYGVDSSEAPDLLKYARDLKLNPYGITFHVGSQCLNKNNWVNALYIASEIWKSAARQGIALKMLSLGGGLPIQHIKPTPTLKEIAEGIDKALQELFEERPLLTMEPGRALVGDSAVLVATVIGKVQRGLESWVYLDAGVFNALMETIQGFQYELRTEHTGPLKQVTVAGPSCDSVDVMFQKILLPEVEVGDRIYIMNAGAYTLSYASTFNGFGPPEVHFIGEASPPIAEP